GGTGGAGGTGGCCTCATGCTCGACGGTATCTTCGACCGTACCTCGATTCCTTTGCTGCACCGCCTGCTGAACCTGACCGCCGCCAGGGAGCGAGCCATCGCTTCCAATGTGGCAAACGTCACCACACCCGGATATCGACGCAAGGATGTGGCCTTCGATGAGCTGCTCAAGGAGGCCACCGACCGCGGTTTCCTGGTTGGGCAAAAGACTGACGAGCGGCACATGGACGTAGGCGGGGCGCGAGGTCAGAGCGAGCCAGTGCCCATCCAAGAGATCCCCGGAGGCGCTGTGGGGGTCAATGGCAACAACGTCAACGTCGAGACCGAGATGGTGGAGCTGGCCAAGACGCAACTCACCTACATGGTCTCTGCCCAGCTTATCAGCAACAACTTCAAGGCCTTGTTGGCCAGCATCCGCGGACGCACGTAGCGGGAGAGGAAAATGACCATGGGAATCGAACGCCTGTTCACCGTGTTGAACGTGGCCGCCTCCGGACTGACTGCGCAGAGGCAGCAGATGGAGGTGACCGCCAGCAATATCGCCAACGCCGAGACCTTGGAAACGCCTGAAGGTGGGCCATACCGCCGCCGGGATGTGGTCTTCCGCCAGACGGCGGTGGAAAAGTTCTCCACCCTGGTCCAGCGCGAGCTGACACGCCTGGGGCCTCTCGGCGAACGCATCATGGCCGCCCGCGAGCGACTGAGCGGACTCCGTTCGTCGCCGGCCGCGGTGGAGGCGCGAGAGGTGGTGGACAACGACGACCAGGGTCAGTTGGTCTACGACCCTGGTCATCCGTTGGCTGATGCCGAGGGCTACGTGCGCAAGCCAAACGTGAACATGATCAAAGAGATGCTCTCCCTGATGACGGCGACACGCGCCTACGAGGCTAATCTGAGCGTGGTACAAAGCACCAAGACTATGGCGAAAAAAGCTTTAGAGATTTAGGCGTGTAGCGCAGGCGAAAGTGAGGAGCAGCATGCGTATCGATTTTGTCGTCGACTCCTTTGCGAACTATGACCAGCTCGGACCAGCGCAGCCGGCAAAAGGTGATCGCTTCAGCACCTACGGACCAAAAGGGACCCCTGCCCGGCCAGAGCCTTCTCCGGGCGTGACAGACCAGGTGCAGCTCTCTCAGAAGCAGCCCTCTTTGCCCCCTGCGCACCCAGTGGAAGAGAGCAACAGCGTACTCGACCCCGAGGAGCAGGAGATGTTGGGGAGGCTGTTTCCCCCTGGCCTATTCGGAAACGGTGTGCGCGCCTACAAGCTTGCCCAGGGCGAGGTAACCCCACCTCTTGGACGCCACATCGACACGCGCACCTGAGAACGAGCAAGAGCAGCAGGTGAAGAGGGACTGAGACTGAAACGAGGGAGCGACGATGAAGGTGAACGAGATTATCCCGTTGCAAAGCACCGCCCTGCCAGGCACAGAAACGGTGCGCGCGCCACGGCAGGGCGAGGCGCCGACCTTCAAGGAGATCGTCAACAACTACTTGGAGGAGACGAACCAGTTGCAGCTCAAAGCGGGCGAGGTGGTACGCCAGATGGCGGCCGGGGAGATCGATGACATTCACGACGTGATGATCGCCGTGGAAAAGAGCAGGGTGAGCTTGGAGCTGGTCATCGAAATCCGTAATCGCCTGCTGGAGGCGTACCGCGAGCTGATGCGCATGCAGGTGTGAGAGGTTGCCGGAGGTAAGAAGCAGCGATGGCTGAACCTGCCACCAAGGGAAAATCCTTCGCGACCTGGTATCGCGAGGTTTCCGCACAGTACACACCGGTGCAAAAGGTGGTCTTTGTCGCCACCATGGCGGCGATCGTTGCCGGCTTTGTCTTCTTGCTGCGCTGGGCAGCCAGGCCGGAGTTTGTCACCCTCTATTCGGACATGGACCTCAAGGATGGCGACAAGATCGTCGAGGTGCTGAGGAGTTCTGGTGTTCCCTACCGCATTGCCGACGGCGGGCGGGCTATCCTCGTGCCGTCCAGCAGGGTGTACGAGATGCGCATGAAGTTGGCGGCACAGGACCTCCCCCGCTCCGGACGCATCGGCTACGAGGTTTTCGACAAGAAGGATATCGGCGTCTCGGAGTTTGTGCAGTCGGTGAACTATCAGCGCGCCCTGGAGGGCGAATTGGCGCGCACCATCCAAGCGCTCACCGAGGTGGAGTTTGCGCGGGTCCACCTCGTCTTCCCCAAGGAGCGGCTGTTCAAAGAGGACCAGCAGAGGCCCACCGCCTCGGTCTTGCTGCGCCTGCGCCCGGGCGCACGGCTCAGTGAGGGTCAGGTGGCAGGAATTGCCAACCTCGTCGCCAATAGCGTCGAGGGCCTTAACGAGCGAGACGTCACCATCGTCGACACGGAGGGAAAGATCCTCTCAACCAACACCGACCAAGATTCGGTCGTGGGGCTCTCGTCCAGTCAGCTGGAGCTGCAGAAGAAGTATGAAGCCTACCTGCAGCAAAAGGCGCAGTCGATGTTGGATGGGGTGCTTGGCCCTGGCAATGCCATCGTCCGCGTGGCCGCCCAGCTGAATTTCAAGAGAGCTGATAAGGTCGCGGAGAGCTACGATCCTGACCTGGCTGCGGTGTTGAGCCAGGAAAACCTCGAAGAGACAAGCGGCGACACCTCAGGCAAGCCACTGGTCAGCTCCAGGCGCACGGTTACCAACTACCAGGTGAGCAAGACCGTCGAGCATGTGGTGGAGGCGGTAGGCAACGTGGAGCGACTTTCGGTGGCCGTGTTGGTGAACGGTGCCTTCCGTAGCACGCCAGGCCCCGAAGGCAAGTCCATCAAGGAATATGTGCCGCGCAGTGAGGAGGAGCTCACCAGCCTCGAGGCTATGGTGAAAGGCGCGGTGGGCTTTAGCGAAGAGCGCGGCGACCAGTTTGAGATCACCAACCTGCAGTTTGACACCAGCGTCCTGACCGAGGACGAGGAGTGGCTGAAGACCCTCGAGCACAAGGAGCGCATGGCGTTCTACATTTCGCTCGGCCAGAAAGTACTGGCTGGGGTGCTGCTTCTCTTGCTCCTGGCTTTAGTGCGCTCTCGGCTGCGTCGTCTGCGGGCTGGCCTTACGGCGCGAGAGGAGCCTTCCGCCGCGCAGCTCATTGGTGAGAAGCGAGCAGAGCTGATCGCCGGCGCAGAGGGCAAGGTTCTCAGTGAAGAGGCGAAGGCCAGGGCGCAGTTGGAGAAGCAGGTGACCGAGTTCACAAGGGAAAACCCCCGGGCTGCGGCGCGCCTAATCAAGTACTGGTTGCTGGAGGAGTGACGTGCCTACCGCCGAGAAGCTGAGTGGGAAAAAAAAGGCTGCTATCCTTGTCGTGGCGATGGGTCTTGAGGCCTCCAGCCAGGTGCTCAAGGAGTTCTCTGAAGATGAGCTTGAGCAGCTCACTAAAGAGATCGCCGACCTGGGCCATGTGCCGCCAGAAACGGTCCAGAGTGTGATAGCCGAGTTTCGCGACTTGGCAGTTGCTGATGAGTACATGGCAGTGGGGGGCCTGGACTATGCGGTAAACCTCCTGCAAAACAGCGTGGGCCCGGTTAAGGCCTCCGAAATCATCCGTAAGGTCCACCGCTCCATGGAGCTGCAAGGGTCGATGAAGATCCTGGAGAAACTCGACCCGGTACAACTGGTCAACTTTATCCAGAAGGAGCACCCGCAAACCATTGCGCTTGTGCTCACCCAACTGGATGCCGAGCAGGCGGCTTTTGTGATGAGCAATCTCCCCGAGGAGATCCGCAGCGAAGTGGCCTACCGCTACGCCACCATGGACCGGGTCTCCTCGGAAATGATCCAAGAGGTGCAGAAGGTCCTGAAGTCAAGGTTGGAGCTCAGCGTGCACGGCTCCGAATTGGGGGGAGTAAAAGCCGCCGCCGAGATGCTCAATTTCCTGGGACAGAGCTTGGAGAGGGCCATTCTCAAGGACATCGGCTCGCGCGACCCCGCCCTCGCCGAGGAGATCAAGAACCTGATGTTTGTCTTCGAGGACATTGTCCTTTTGGACGACCGTTCGATCCAGCGAGTGCTGCGGGAGGTGCAGACACACCAGCTTGCCTTGGCGCTCAAGTCCACGACGCCCGAGGTGAAGCGCCGCATTTTCCAAAACATGTCCGAGCGGGCCCAGGCAATGATCGAGGAGGAGATCCAGTTCATGGGACCTGTGCGCCTCAGCGAGGTGGAGAAGGCGCAGAAGGCGATTGTGGACATCATCCGCAAGCTCGACGAAGAGGGGGAGATCATCATCACTGGGCGTGGCGAAAAGGAGGAGATCATTGTCTAAGCAGGTCATCAAGCCTGGGGGACAAGTGCGTGCGGTGCGCGCCACGCTCAACGGTCGCCCCCTCTCTGTGCAGGTGGTACCCGCGACGGAGGCAGAAGCCGTGGACAGCGCCACCCAGGCCTACGCCAAAGGGTTCGCGGACGGAAAGAAGGCCGGCGAGGAGAACGCCCGCAAGGAGGTTGGGAGTCTGCTGCAGCAGTTGAGGACGCTGGTCAACCAGGTGGCGGAGCACCAGCAGCGCCTGGTGCGGGAGGCAGAGCCGGTGCTGGTGAAGATAGTCATGGCCGTGGCGCAGCGCGTGCTCAAACGGGAACTCAACGGCAACAGCCAGTACATCGAGGCGATGGTGCGAGAGGCCCTCAAGTACGTGCACGACAGCACGCGTGTGGTGGTGCATGTCCACCCAGACGATGCGGTGGTGCTGCGCCAAAGAGTGAACGACTTGGCCGCGAGTGTGGACGGCCTTGAGCTACTGGAGTTGAAAGAAGATCCTCGCCTTGCCCGTGGTGGTTTTGTGGTGGAAACCGACTTGGGCACTATCGACGCCCGCTTGGAGGCGCAACTGAACGAAATTGCCCACGAGTTAGAGGAGAGCTTGGTTGGACAGTCCTGAGCGGACAACCGCGGAGGTTCTGCGGCGGCTGGACGACTGTTTGGCGAGAGTGTCCAGCGCCACCACTTTCCGCTTCGAGGGGCGCGTCACCGACGTGGTGGGTGTGGTCATCGAGTCCGAGGGACCCAGCGCCAGCATCGGCGACGTCTGCCTCATTCGTTCCAAGTCCGGCGACAGTGCGCAGGAGGCGGAAGTGGTGGGGATCCGCGGGCACAAGGTACTCCTCATGGCACTCGGGGAGATCAACGGCATCGGTCCTGGCAGCTTGGTGGTACGCAAGAGGCAGCAGTTTACAACTCCCGTGGGGCCTGAGCTCCTGGGGCGCGTCATCGATGGCCTGGGACGTCCCATCGATAACAAGGGGCCGCTGCGCGTTGCCCAACGGCGCTCTATCTACCAACCCGCCCCAGATCCGCTGACGCGCCGGCGCATCGAGCGGCCACTGGCTACGGGCATCAGGGCCATCGACGCCCTGCTCACCTGCGGCGAAGGGCAGCGCCTGGGCATCTTCTCGGGGAGCGGCGTGGGCAAGAGCGTGCTGCTGGGAATGATCGCCCGCAACACCGACGCCGACGTCAATGTCATTGGGTTGATCGGCGAGCGAGGCCGCGAGGTGCGGGACTTTTTGGAGCGCGATTTAGGCGAAGAGGGGCTCCGGCGCTCGGTGGTAGTGGTGGTTACCGGTGACCAGGCCGCCCTGCTCCGGGTCAAAGGCGCTCTTGTGGCAACCACTATCGCGGAGTACTTCAGAGACCAGGGGCTCCGCGTGATGCTGATGATGGACTCGATAACGCGCGTGGCCATGGCACAACGGGAGATCGGGTTGTCGGTGGGAGAACCGCCCACCACCCGGGGCTACACGCCTTCGGTCTTTGCCTTTCTCCCCAAGTTGTTGGAGCGGGCAGGAAACACCCAGAATGGCAGCATCACCGGGCTATACACCGTGCTGGTGGAAGGCGATGACCTCAACGAGCCGGTCTCCGATGCCGTGCGTGCGATCCTGGACGGGCACGTGGTGCTGTCGCGGCGCCTGGCCAACCTCAACCACTACCCGGCCATCGACGTCTTGGCCAGCACGAGCAGGGTGATGATCGACGTGGTCACTCCTGAGCACTTGGCGGCAGCGAGGAAGGTGGTGGAGATTCTCTCGACATACCGTGAGGCGGAAGACCTCATCAACATCGGTGCCTATGTGCCGGGGAGCAATCGCAAGATCGACTACGCGCGAAGCATGATCGAACGCGTCAACGCGTTTCTCCGCCAGGGCATTGAGGAGAAGGTGGAACTTGCCGGGGCAGTGCGCGAAGTCATGGCCTTGGTCAGTTAAAGCCGGAGGCAAGCAAAGGGGAGAACAACGATGAAGGCCTTTCGCTTTTCCCTGCAACGCGTTTTGGACGCACGCAAGCACAAGGAAGACCTGCACAAGCGGCAACTGGCGGCTGCCAAGCAGGCGGAGCTCGAAGAACGTGAACGACTGTCGCTTCTGGAACAACAGAGCCAGGAACTACGCAGCGAGCTCGGCTGCCGCGTGGGGCGAGTGGTGAGGGCCTCCGAAATGGCAATGTACTACACCTACTCCCAGCAGCTGGACAGGGCCATTGCCCAGCAGGAGCAGACCGTAACACAGGCGGCCCAGAAGGTGCACGAGAAGCGGGAGCAGCTCTTGGCCTCCGCAAAAGAGAAGAAGGCGCTGGAAAAGCTGAAAGAGAAGATGAAGGACCGCTACACAGTCGAAGTCGGTCGAGAAGAACAGGCTCACCTTGACGAGGCGGCAGCGCGTCTCTATGCGAGGAGGGTCTCCGTATCATGAACGCACCGAGCAACCCAGATACCGGAGTTCCCGCTGCGGCGGCAGCGGCAGGAAGCCAAGTCAAGTCGGTGCTCGCCCTTGCGGCTATTTCGACCCTGTCGTTCGCTGGGCTGGTGGCCGCGTCGTACTTTGCTCTGGTCAAACCGAAACTGGCCTCCGACTTCGTGCCCATCAACGCTGCCGATACCTCGAACGTGGCAAACGCAATGAGCATGGACAGCCTGGGCCTGGTGTATCGGGAAGAAGTGCCCGGTCTGCAGCGCAAGGCCGTCGCCGATACGACGGCGGAGCCCAGGAAGCCCCAGTTGCAAATAAGCGACGACTTTATTCGCGTGGTGGAAATGTACGAGGCGCGCATTGCCAAGCTCGAGGAAAAGAACTACCTACAGCAGCTCAAAATAGATTCCCTGCAGAAAGAGCAGCTGAGCCGCAAGGCCGAGATCGATAGCATCAGCGAAGCGTTACTGCGCAAATTCTCCACGCAACTTGTCGTTGGCCCGCAGCCGACGAAAACAGGGGCAACCAGACAGCCAGCACGTACCGGCATGGGAGCCCGCGAGCTTGCCAAGATCTACGACGCCATGCCCGCCCAGCAGGCGGCCGCGGTGCTCTCGCAATTGGAAACCGAGACGGTTGCCCAGATCTTGGTGTTGCTCCGGGAACGACAGGCGGCAAAGATTCTCTCGGCAATGGACAGCCAGCGGGCTGCGGAGATCAGCCGCATGATCGGTCGCTGAACAGGACACCGTGACGGCTAAGGTAGCACATAGTGGCTTCGTGGCGCCCGGTGTTGGGCGCCTCGCAACCAACCAGGAGCGGCAAAAGACCCAGCCGGCGGGATTCATGCTTGCGTTGAGCAGGGAACTCGCCCAGAGGACAAGCTTCCCGGCAATGCAGGCGGAGTCTTCGGCTCCAAGCTTCGCCCCCTTTGCCACAAGCTGGCCGTGGAGTGCGCCCAGACAGACGCCTGGCCCATCCTCGGTGCCGAAGTTCCTAGTGAGCAGCACAGAGCGCGAGGCGCTTCTTGCTCACATGCCGTCAGGCACGAAGGTTTTCCTGCAAGCAGGCTTCCCGGACGATGGGGTGACTGGTGCCCAGGGTATCGGCAGGCCTCTGCTTGCCTTTGAGCATAATCCCACCACTCTTGCTCTTGCGCCTGAACGTTTCCCCGGCTTTGAAGCACAGAATTGGGTGGGAAGCAAAGCCCTCGCACGTGACAGCCACGAAGTAGCCAAGCCACCACTGGCGGCTCGTGTCGATGTCCCACCCGCGCGTGACGGCCGAGGCGGAACTGATGCGCCTGGCACTTTGCCTCCGCTCCAAACCCGAAGCGAGCCGGCTCAACCAAGCCCGCTGCCCAAGACGCATTCGGAATACACATCCATTGCGGAAGGCAATGCCCTGCTTGGCGGAACGATGCGCGCCAGGGCAATGGCACAGGCGGAAGAGGCTCGGGTTTCCCCTGCGAGCCGGGAGGGTCGTAACGCGACGAGCGCACAGGAGGCTTGGGAGCGCCACAGTCCTCTCACACCGCCTGTCCCGGCGCAGCAAGGCCGTGGGCGGGTGGTGCAGGTTGGTGGTCTTTCTCCGCTGAGCGAGCAGAAGCTCGCCATAATGCCTCAGGAACGCCAGCTCTTGGTGACCACGGGACAGGACGCGAGAAAAAAGCTGCTCCCCGCGACGGATGAGCTGAGCGAGCTGCTGCCTCAGGCCGCTGAAGCGATGCAAAGGGCACAGCGCGCCGGTGAGGCCGCCGCGAACGACGACTATTTCCGGCTCCTCGTGGTGCCGAAGAAACAAAGGCAACTCCCGCGCCTTGAAGGTGGACGTGGGAGTCCTCCGGCGCCCGCGCGCCAGGTGGAAATCGACTCACAGGGAAGGCCGTCGCCTGTGAGAGTTCCAGCGACGGACGGTCAGAGTGCGCAGGGTGAGCCGGCGCTGCGCGGGAAGAAGCCGATGGTTTTTGAGGAGGAGGGGGGCCTGACGCAGCCATCGGCCGCCGGTGCAAATGGGGTGGATGGAGTACGTGTGCAGCAGGATGGGCTTGCGGCGCAGGGGAAGACCCCCGGCCGGCAAGGGCCCAGCGCGCACATGAGTACAAAAGCGCACGTGACGCACCAGCACGAAGCCGGGTCTCCTTCACGCCGGAATACTGCCGATGCTGCCACCGCGCCGAAGGTCGAGGCCACGCAGATGCCGGAGTGGGGGGGGAGCGGGGTTGCCTCACAGAGGACGGTAGACCTTTGTGGGCAAGTGAGGGCGGAGACCTTGTCGACCGAGGCAGTTGGGACGGGGGCAGAGCGAGAGGCGGGTCCTGCGCCCGTGGAGCCTCTGCCTGCAGCCCACAGGAATGAAGGTGGACTGGTCCGAGCAGCTGCGCCTTCGCCTCCACGCCCGACCGCGGCCGGCCAGGCACGGGTCTCTCCCCCCGACCCTGAGCGGAGGCTGGTGGGGGAGGCTGGACCAGCCAGCAAGCCGGTTGCATGGCCCTCTGCTCGCCCTCTTCCACGGGCAGTCTCGCAAGAGCAGGGCGGGCCGATGCAAAGAGACTCAGGGGTGCGCATCCACTCCCAGGAGCGCGCTCCTGGACGAGGGCCATCAGGGCTGGCGACGGAAATGCCGCCGAGCGTGAACGGTGAACGCCGGGCAGCCGGCCAGCCGGCGCAGGGCGCGTCCCCGGCTCTTGGCAAGCCGTTTACGGTTGATCAAGGCGCCCAGCGGAGTGGCAGGGATGGAGAACATCGCCACGGCATGTCAGAGGTGGAGGCGGCCCCTTCTGCACGGGTGCTTGAACAGCCCATGCCCCTTCAAACTGGTTCGTTGT
This Calditrichota bacterium DNA region includes the following protein-coding sequences:
- the fliE gene encoding flagellar hook-basal body complex protein FliE, which encodes MKVNEIIPLQSTALPGTETVRAPRQGEAPTFKEIVNNYLEETNQLQLKAGEVVRQMAAGEIDDIHDVMIAVEKSRVSLELVIEIRNRLLEAYRELMRMQV
- the fliJ gene encoding flagellar export protein FliJ, giving the protein MKAFRFSLQRVLDARKHKEDLHKRQLAAAKQAELEERERLSLLEQQSQELRSELGCRVGRVVRASEMAMYYTYSQQLDRAIAQQEQTVTQAAQKVHEKREQLLASAKEKKALEKLKEKMKDRYTVEVGREEQAHLDEAAARLYARRVSVS
- the fliF gene encoding flagellar M-ring protein FliF, yielding MAEPATKGKSFATWYREVSAQYTPVQKVVFVATMAAIVAGFVFLLRWAARPEFVTLYSDMDLKDGDKIVEVLRSSGVPYRIADGGRAILVPSSRVYEMRMKLAAQDLPRSGRIGYEVFDKKDIGVSEFVQSVNYQRALEGELARTIQALTEVEFARVHLVFPKERLFKEDQQRPTASVLLRLRPGARLSEGQVAGIANLVANSVEGLNERDVTIVDTEGKILSTNTDQDSVVGLSSSQLELQKKYEAYLQQKAQSMLDGVLGPGNAIVRVAAQLNFKRADKVAESYDPDLAAVLSQENLEETSGDTSGKPLVSSRRTVTNYQVSKTVEHVVEAVGNVERLSVAVLVNGAFRSTPGPEGKSIKEYVPRSEEELTSLEAMVKGAVGFSEERGDQFEITNLQFDTSVLTEDEEWLKTLEHKERMAFYISLGQKVLAGVLLLLLLALVRSRLRRLRAGLTAREEPSAAQLIGEKRAELIAGAEGKVLSEEAKARAQLEKQVTEFTRENPRAAARLIKYWLLEE
- the flgB gene encoding flagellar basal body rod protein FlgB — its product is MLDGIFDRTSIPLLHRLLNLTAARERAIASNVANVTTPGYRRKDVAFDELLKEATDRGFLVGQKTDERHMDVGGARGQSEPVPIQEIPGGAVGVNGNNVNVETEMVELAKTQLTYMVSAQLISNNFKALLASIRGRT
- the fliI gene encoding flagellar protein export ATPase FliI, producing the protein MRRLDDCLARVSSATTFRFEGRVTDVVGVVIESEGPSASIGDVCLIRSKSGDSAQEAEVVGIRGHKVLLMALGEINGIGPGSLVVRKRQQFTTPVGPELLGRVIDGLGRPIDNKGPLRVAQRRSIYQPAPDPLTRRRIERPLATGIRAIDALLTCGEGQRLGIFSGSGVGKSVLLGMIARNTDADVNVIGLIGERGREVRDFLERDLGEEGLRRSVVVVVTGDQAALLRVKGALVATTIAEYFRDQGLRVMLMMDSITRVAMAQREIGLSVGEPPTTRGYTPSVFAFLPKLLERAGNTQNGSITGLYTVLVEGDDLNEPVSDAVRAILDGHVVLSRRLANLNHYPAIDVLASTSRVMIDVVTPEHLAAARKVVEILSTYREAEDLINIGAYVPGSNRKIDYARSMIERVNAFLRQGIEEKVELAGAVREVMALVS
- the flgC gene encoding flagellar basal body rod protein FlgC — protein: MGIERLFTVLNVAASGLTAQRQQMEVTASNIANAETLETPEGGPYRRRDVVFRQTAVEKFSTLVQRELTRLGPLGERIMAARERLSGLRSSPAAVEAREVVDNDDQGQLVYDPGHPLADAEGYVRKPNVNMIKEMLSLMTATRAYEANLSVVQSTKTMAKKALEI
- the fliG gene encoding flagellar motor switch protein FliG yields the protein MPTAEKLSGKKKAAILVVAMGLEASSQVLKEFSEDELEQLTKEIADLGHVPPETVQSVIAEFRDLAVADEYMAVGGLDYAVNLLQNSVGPVKASEIIRKVHRSMELQGSMKILEKLDPVQLVNFIQKEHPQTIALVLTQLDAEQAAFVMSNLPEEIRSEVAYRYATMDRVSSEMIQEVQKVLKSRLELSVHGSELGGVKAAAEMLNFLGQSLERAILKDIGSRDPALAEEIKNLMFVFEDIVLLDDRSIQRVLREVQTHQLALALKSTTPEVKRRIFQNMSERAQAMIEEEIQFMGPVRLSEVEKAQKAIVDIIRKLDEEGEIIITGRGEKEEIIV